The sequence GAGCATCTTCCACCTGCACCACTTGTCACTCCAGAGTGACTTCATTTATGTGCAAGCGTTGGCGTTTCAATCAGTAGAAAGAAGAAAAGCCGTGCCTGAATATATAGGAATTAAATCTCAGAGGAATGTGTCTGCATCAACAAGATCTCCTTTTGGTGTTGATGCGACAACACTTAAGGATGGATTTGACAATGCCTGAGTGCTCCGTTGTCCAAAAGCCGGTGGGATTCGAGGGGCAGCCCTCCCAGCAAGGACTGGGACAAGGTTTCCTTTTCCCAACCCTCTGCCCCTGAGTTCCTCCTGCATCCAGAAATATCTCTCGCAGCCTCCCCACCTGTGGCCAGGTAACTGCTTAGGTCTGGCTAGAGAAAAATGAAGCTGTGGGTCTGTTCCCTGGGGGACACTGTGACCAGCTCCTGGCCAcccctgcccccccgccgccTGGCCCCCCGCCAGACCCGCCTGGCCTTTGTGCTGGAGGCTGTTGCTCCGAACGCTTCAACCTTCCATTTCCCGTCATAAATCAGTTCGCTGCTCTGGAAACTTGTTGAATGGTGCATTTTACCGAAATCCACGCCGGCAACCGTTTGTTGTGAGAGTGAGAAACAAATTTTACACTGTCCCTGTTGTGAGGTCCTTATTTCACTAGGCAGTATTTGGAAAATAACCTGGGAACGATATTTGTGGCATCTGGGGATGGAGAATAAACAATTTGCTGAAACCCCTCTGCCTTCTTTCTCCTGACACTTTGAGCAAACAACCTCTCACCCTTGCTCCATGTCCCTCAGCcctttgtccccctgtcccagagTCATCTGAGCCCCTCtgcctatatatatgtatatatatatatgaggtcCCAAAGCACTGCACTCCACATGCAAATACCTGCAAAACTGCTatcatttgctgtttatttcattGCAATCACACACGCAAGCCTGCCTGGGTTAGCTGCAACATGCTTTTCTCAGCTTTGCAGGTCTGAGCTCTGGGCTGGACAGGAGAAGCTTGGCCAAGCGAACAAAgctcaaaaatgtatttttaacatgtgtcctccttttttctttctgcagcccGGGGCAGCCTCCAGCCGTGGTCACAGGGCGTCATCGCAGTGATTGTGTTTCTAGTCCTGGTGGCCATTGCTTTCATGATCAATAAGTTCTGGTGTAAGGAGAAAGTGTAAGTGTGGGAGCCTTGGGAGTTGCTTCAGTTTGGACTCAGCTGCCTCTCACGGGTCACTTCCAACCACCTCTGTCCCCTGCCGGGGCTGGGAAAGCAGGATTGCTGCCAGGCAGGGAGAGCAAAGACTCCCTGTCCTGGTTTGCTTGTCCTCTTCTCGCTGTCCTGCTCTCTGCTCCCTGTTATTTATTGCCAGGTGtgagttcacagaatcccagaatgtcaggggttggaagggccctggaaagctcatccagtgcaatccccccatggagcaggaacacccagctgaggttccacaggaaggggtccaggcgggtttgaatgtctgcacagaaggagactccacaacctccctgggcagcctgggccaggctctgccaccctcaccatgaacaagtttcttctcaaatttaagtggaacctcttgtgttccagtttgaacccattgccccttgtcctaccattggttgtcactaagaagagcctggctccatcctcctgacactccccctttatgtatctgtaaacattaatgaggtcccccctcagtctcctcttctccagctccagagccccagctccctcagcctttcctcacacgggagatgctccactcccttcagcatcttggtggctgcgctggactctctccagcagttccctgtccttctggaactgaggggccacaactggacacaatattccagctgtggtctccccagggcagagcagaggggcaggagaacctctctgacctactgaccacccccttctaatacacaccCTTATAATATGTCCCCGCTGCTCCCCATGCAAGGGCACCCCCAAACAGAGCACTCAGGTGCTACTGCAAGAAAGACAGCACAGCCGGAGCATCATGGCTGGTTTAGACAGGTGTATGTTTTGAGTGGCTGACCTGAGCCTGGTTCCTTatagatttgggggtgcagttctCAGGTGCCTTATATCCAtgggaaaatgttttatttgcaaaGCGGGTGGAACCAAGTCAGCAGAAGACACTGATAGAAGGTGAGAGAAGATGGAACCTGCAGCACAGGCAAACCAGGTGGCCTCACCCAGCAGAGGAAAGTTGTACAGGGCCGGTCACCTCTTGCCAGCTGCTGGCCCAGCAAAGCCACAGGTGGCTGCTCCTGCTCAGCCGACCCAGGCTAACTGGTTAAGTTGCAGTAACTTGATCTTGAATCTGAGCCCAAAGTCAACAGGGGTTGAAGATCAAAAACGCCCTGTAGCCTGGTTCTCAGAGCAGGTGCTTTGGGCTTTGTACCCAAAGGTGCTGGAGTCTTCTTGCATCCGCCCATCCCTATGGCCTCTCCAAGCTGAGGAGGTGGAGGCTTAAGGTGTACCCCAGTGCTCAGCAGGTTGAATTCTGCCCAAGATACATTTCAAGGGGGCCATTTGGGATGCATTCAGGGCTCATACAAAtgcaatatgtgtatatatgtatttatatatttatactgTCTGATTTGCAGCTACACTTTTTGTTTCCCAAAGAGGAACCTTTGTCCTCAGACTGGGGGAAcctccagcccacagagcaggtgacagTGATGGCGTTTCCCACCTCTGCCTGTGTCCAGCTGCCTCTTCCCAGCCCAGAGGCAGAGGATGCTGAGGAGGGCTTGAGGCGGGTTGGCAGCTTGTTTTAATTAATCTGGCCTCCCTTCAGAAGAGCCAGGAGTGAGGCTCAGCAGCCTGGCACGCTGCCAGCTCTGCGCTGTCACTGTGACAGCAGCTATCAGCTTAAGCCGCTGTCTGTTTATGCCATTTTGTTCCTCAAAAAGCCTCCCAAATCCCCCTTGAGCGAGCGCTGGAGGAGGCAGGGATGTGCACACAGGGAGAACCTACACCCACCCACCATGGCTAAACCCTCCCAGTACCATTCAGTTCACAGGTTTCCTCCAGAGCTGAGCTTTTAGGCTCTGACTCAGGTTGAACACCCAGTCCCTGCCCCACGGTTACTTCTGCGAGGGATCCAGACTCACATTTGAGAGGAAGCCCTGGGTTTTGCACACACGGATGTGCATGTGCGTACCACTCCTGCTCCAGGGCTGCGGCTCCTATTTTGCAACAGATTACATAGAAAAGACTGGAAAAACCAGTTAGAGGGAGAAAACAATCCCCCATATTGACAAATGAGTGTTGCTGACTGCCAGCCTGGCACTGGTAGTACCAGCACTTGATGTCCAGCTGCAGTCCCTGCAGCCCTGACATGAAGACGTCCATGTTCTGCTGGGAAAGGGGCTGAGCCGGGTGTCCAAGGCCACGATCAAACACCCAGATCCCTTATTGTCTTTGTGGTGTTGGAGCAGTTCCTTCCTCTGCACTGTCACTGTCATGAGCTGATCCCTGGCACAGCCCCTCTGTTGCTCTGGTTCAACTCCTctgttcttctttcttcttcaggGAGAACGTTGAGACAGTGGTGAGCGTTGGGGACAAGCGCGAGGCTGTCATGTCCAATGGCCACGAAGGGAGATACATAACTACGGCAGCCGACTTCAGGTGAAGTACTTGCTCAGAACCCCCTCCTTGTGGCTCCTGGACTCTTCTCCATCCCCCTAGGGATGGCTTGAACATATAGAGCCACAGCCTGTCCCACTCAGGGTCTCCCATGTCCCACATACCTGGTTTTGGGGCTTTTATCCTCTTCAAGGGTGAAGGTGGTGAGGGAGTATCCCCTCCTCCCCAGTCTCTCTCCATCCCTGCAACTGAGTCCTGTGGTCCATCCACCACCTCACAACCTGCTACCCCACGTTTTTCTTATGTTACATCACATTTTTCAAGTAGAGTAAACCACCAAAAGTGGCCATAGGTCACCATACAGATGCTGAATGTCAAAACAGTCCTCACTAGAAATCAGAGCAATTCCCACCCCAGGTTTGGCTGTTCTCCTGGCAGCCGGGCCCtcaccaccctccccaccttgCCCCTTGCTCAGTGCACAGCTGGCACCAGCAAGTCCAGGGTACTGCCTGTGGCTTTGGGGATGCTGATCTTGCTGGGGGTGAGCTCACCGCTGTGCTTCTCCCTCCCGTCACAGGTCCAAAGAGAGCCAGCACGCCTACGACAACGTCCTGGAGCCCGAGGAAAGGGTGATCACCACCGCCATGTAGTATATGTCCCGGATGGCCACCGTCTTTCCTCCTCTCACCCTGCTTCCTGCCGTTGTGATGAGCATTTTTGCATCAGCATCCCCCATGCACGGCAGCTCCCCAACTTCTCCACGGCTCCACCATCTCCTGACCTTTTACCTTCCCACCTGCAGGACATGCTCTTCTGCCCTGGGGGCTGGTGTTCACGCAGGCATCAGTCCCCAGGAGAGGTCCAGAGGTGCCACTTCTGCCCGGTACTCACCTCAGCTGGTTGGTGAGGCTGACATCCCCAGTCTCAGGGGGTGCTGACCCACTCCAGACATggaggggtccccattgggtgcgTGAGAcctccctgcatccccagccACCCTCCGGGGATGTGCTGATGGAAAACCTGTCCTCTTCTCCCCATTTCAGCCTCCTTTTTATGACCTACACCACGTGTTTGAATGGCAGAACGAACCTTCTGCCCTGTATATATTTTCCCTGTGAGCAATAAAGAGAATTGTTGCCCATAGGACAGCAAAGAGGGTCATTTTGTTAATCACCCAAAGGACTTTCTGGTATCTCAGGATGCTCCCAGCCTTTgggcagttcaggaggggaagaaTATCAGGGGAAGGCAATGTGGGGGTGGGAAAGGTACTTAGACAGAGGTCAGCACCCCCATCTGCCCTGTAATTCCTCCTGGGTACAATCTGTCTCTTATTTCCTTGCTTAGATGAAGCCaaaacaacttttgcacgtgccTGTGTGTTaacaggagagaaaaggaaggggtttttttgcttgatgTTTGGACAACCCCAGAGCCATGAAGGTCCATATGGTGAGGTAAACCTCCATTCTCtgcatggggaaactgaggcacaacacCAACCCAGCACTTCCCAGCACTGCTTGACGGGTGAAAGTCAGTGCTCTCTGAATCCCACCAGCTACAGGGTGCAGAGACAGAGCCAAGTGGGGACCATTCCCAGGGTGGGGAGCTGGGAAAGGCGATCAGCTACTGATGTTGGTGGGGTGTCCTgcttctgccacactgctcaTTAACTAAGGTCTATTTTTTCTTGCAATGGGGACAGTGCTGGGACCACCATGGCAGCAATGAGTGTTCCCAAGCCGCAGTGTTTGCGAATTGAAATGAGAGACCTGTAACGCCTTGGCCTTCCCTGGGACATCAGTTGCCCAAGCAGCTTGCAGGATCCTGCACCTGAGCAGTGAGGAAAGGGTTAAGGGGCTCTGCAATCAAGGGCAGCACAAGGGCTGCAGGTGGAGCAGGACTGGGAGTTGTGGGGTGGGGTTTATAAGAGGGGCATTTTTAGCAGTACTTGGGTTTGAGGTTCTGCTGTGCAAATGTAAGGGGGAAGATGTGACT comes from Patagioenas fasciata isolate bPatFas1 chromosome 6, bPatFas1.hap1, whole genome shotgun sequence and encodes:
- the PDZK1IP1 gene encoding PDZK1-interacting protein 1; amino-acid sequence: MPARCLLCLLLGLLLAPEPACCQQARGSLQPWSQGVIAVIVFLVLVAIAFMINKFWCKEKVENVETVVSVGDKREAVMSNGHEGRYITTAADFRSKESQHAYDNVLEPEERVITTAM